The following proteins are encoded in a genomic region of Hirundo rustica isolate bHirRus1 chromosome 3, bHirRus1.pri.v3, whole genome shotgun sequence:
- the LOC120751250 gene encoding corepressor interacting with RBPJ 1-like gives MDNKKDEKTRTLCASSEGLKARGKEKRKRKRSRSRSSSVSSTSSSSSTSASSSSSRSSSRSSSSSSSRDSPKSKSKKKKKEKHNKKKRKKENKMKKRKEKKKKKEKTGPVQLSKFFKNKKKNENYSMITGKKIKMKIKKTKEDIERDRNRAQLLEFLNSAL, from the exons ATGGATAACAAGAAGGATGAAAAAACCAGGACGCTGTGCGCGAGCTCAGAAGGGCTGAAGGCCCGAG gaaaagaaaaaaggaaacgAAAGCGTAGCAGAAGCAGATCCTCATCTGTTTCATCCACCTCGTCTTCTAGCAGTACATCCgcttcttcctcctcatcaCGGTCATCATCAAGGTCATCTTCTTCTAGCAGTAGTAGAG aTTCTCCTAAGTCTAAgtcaaagaagaagaaaaaagaaaaacacaacaaaaag aaaaggaaaaaggagaacaaaatgaagaaaaggaaagaaaagaagaaaaagaaagagaaaacaggacCTGTCCAGCTTTCCAAG ttcttcaaaaacaaaaagaagaatgaaaactaCAGCATGataactggaaagaaaattaagatgaaaataaagaagacTAAGGAAGATATAGAA agagaccgGAACCGTGCACAGCTCCTGGAATTTCTGAACTCTGCCTTGTAA